From a single Miscanthus floridulus cultivar M001 chromosome 8, ASM1932011v1, whole genome shotgun sequence genomic region:
- the LOC136478385 gene encoding deoxyhypusine hydroxylase-B isoform X2 — protein MPRAAPSSKDAEAIPALVAVLKDLSLHPIVRHEAAEALGAIGLEKSIPLLEESLTTDPAVEVQETCELALRRIEEQKKANGAESTTSSPFLSVDPALPAKHGLSVDQLRDLLLNEQESMYERYAALFALRNDGGDAAVSAIVAALSVKSALLRHEVAYVLGQLQNKAASDALSTVLKDVCEHPMVRHEAAEALGSIADQESIVLLEEFAKDPEPIVSQSCEVALSMLEYERSGKSFEFLFLQTPHVQS, from the exons ATGCCCCGCGCCGCGCCCTCCTCCAAG GATGCTGAGGCTATTCCTGCGCTGGTGGCAGTTCTAAAAGATCTTTCTCTACATCCAATTGTACGCCATGAG GCAGCTGAAGCTCTTGGAGCTATTGGCCTGGAAAAGAGCATCCCCCTGTTGGAGGAAAGTTTAACAACTGATCCTGCTGTGGAGGTACAAGAAACTTGCGAGCTGGCACTAAGACGAATAGAAGAGCAGAAGAAAGCTAATGGGGCTGAGAGTACAACCAGTTCACCCTTCCTCTCAGTTGATCCAGCGCTGCCTGCAAAGCATGGACTTTCAGTAGATCAATTAAG GGATCTTCTTCTCAATGAGCAAGAGAGCATGTACGAACGGTATGCAGCTCTTTTTGCACTTAGGAATGATGGTGGAGATGCTGCTGTTTCTGCTATTGTTGCAGCTCTGAGCGTCAAAAGTGCTCTTCTACGTCACGAG GTTGCTTATGTGTTAGGTCAGCTGCAAAATAAAGCTGCTTCAGATGCACTTTCTACAGTCCTGAAGGATGTCTGTGAGCATCCAATGGTCAGGCATGAAGCTGCTGAAGCCCTTGGCTCAATCGCAG ACCAAGAAAGCATTGTGCTTCTGGAGGAGTTTGCAAAGGATCCTGAGCCCATAGTCTCGCAGAGCTGTGAAGTAGCTCTCAGTATGCTCGAGTATGAGAGATCCGGGAAGTCCTTTGAG TTTCTCTTCCTTCAGACCCCTCATGTGCAGTCCTAG
- the LOC136478386 gene encoding bet1-like SNARE 1-1 — protein sequence MNPRGYRSNRTSLFDGIEEGGIRATSYSSHEIDEQENDRAIDGLQDRVSILKRLSGDIHEEVETHNRMLDRMGNDMDASRGFLSGTVDKFKMVFETKSSRRMGTLVASFVALFLLVYYLTR from the exons ATGAACCCGAGAGG CTACCGTAGCAACAGAACTTCTCTCTTCGATGGCATTGAGGAGGGTGGAATCAGAGCAACATCCTATTCTTCCCATGAGATagatgagcaagaaaatgatCGAGCTATTGATGGACTGCAGGATCGTGTCAGCATTCTCAAGCGG TTGTCAGGTGATATCCATGAAGAGGTGGAGACTCATAATAGAATGCTAGACCGAATG GGGAATGATATGGATGCATCAAGGGGTTTTCTCTCTGGAACCGTGGACAAATTCAAGATG GTGTTTGAGACCAAATCAAGTCGGAGGATGGGAACCCTCGTCGCATCATTTGTCGCCCTTTTTCTGCTGGTTTACTACTTGACCAGGTAG
- the LOC136478383 gene encoding uncharacterized protein isoform X1, which translates to MKQTPSMASDDLFDGLPPPAAAQAGGGAGAASLAPPPPPPSAPAPAPKPALKSSLKRSKPSPSADATTSSPSAPAAAAPESHVPEKRLRFRTTVDASETQVIEAMQKIASHIGNTSKFSKASKLALQLIEAGSVKPGTIGHFFAILEAAMSSLGACNEPSVRADYHKLFDAAQGVTELFNQQQKKQFDIWVLHAVVANNLFTDDSFVFSKAVGKIKDAISALPVATVDDDNDEAAALAAASKTDAVTDNKTDHGVPAAASDSVADDSTHAAASEPGEESSDPFGLDGLLEHKPKKSERAREKAVAALNRKADEEEAKRFLKSQREALLKCLEIAARRYRIPWTQTAIDIFAKHAYDNATRFTRQQRDAIVKLWNSIKEQQIRRKQGKSVSGKLDVNAFEYLQEKYSHEKISIRHSVGGGGERRATAWLG; encoded by the exons ATGAAACAAACCCCGTCCATGGCCTCCGACGACCTCTTCGACGGCCTGcctccgcccgccgccgcccAGGCCGGCGGCGGAGCTGGCGCGGCCTCCCTcgctccgccgcctcctcctccttcggCGCCAGCGCCGGCACCGAAGCCTGCGCTTAAGAGCTCCCTCAAGCGGAGCAAGCCCTCCCCCTCCGCCGACGCTACTACCTCTTCCCCATCGGCCCCCGCGGCTGCCGCGCCGGAATCCCATG TCCCCGAGAAACGTCTTCGGTTCAGAACAACCGTTGATGCGTCAGAAACACAAGTGATTGAGGCTATGCAGAAGATAGCTTCACACATAGGGAATACTTCTAAATTCAGCAAGGCATCAAAACTAGCTTTGCAACTTATCGAGGCTGGAAGTGTCAAGCCTGGAACAATCGGTCATTTCTTTGCTATACTAGAGGCTGCGATGTCTTCACTGGGAGCATGCAATGAGCCTTCTGTACGAGCAGACTACCACAAATTGTTTGATGCTGCTCAGGGTGTAACAGAG TTATTCAACCAACAGCAGAAAAAACAATTTGACATATGGGTGCTGCATGCAGTGGTGGCTAATAATCTTTTCACTGATGACAGTTTTGTG TTCTCAAAGGCTGTAGGAAAGATCAAAGATGCAATCTCAGCCCTGCCAGTGGCAACAGTGGATGATGACAACGATGAAGCTGCGGCTCTTGCTGCTGCAAGCAAAACTGATGCAGTGACGGACAACAAAACAGATCATGGTGTTCCAGCTGCAGCTTCTGACTCTGTGGCAGATGATAGCACACATGCGGCAGCCTCAGAGCCAGGAGAAGAATCTTCTGATCCTTTCGGTTTAGATGGTCTTCTTGAGCACAAGCCGAAGAAGTCTGAGAGAGCTCGAGAAAAGGCAGTCGCAGCTCTGAACAGaaaagcagacgaggaggaagCAAAGAGATTTCTCAAGTCACAGCGGGAGGCCCTTCTGAAATGCCTGGAAATAGCCGCTCGGCGCTACAGAATCCCATG GACGCAAACCGCCATTGACATCTTTGCGAAGCACGCGTACGATAACGCGACCCGGTTCACACGGCAGCAGCGGGACGCGATCGTGAAGCTGTGGAACTCGATCAAGGAGCAGCAGATCCGGCGGAAGCAGGGCAAGTCGGTGAGCGGGAAGCTGGACGTGAACGCCTTCGAGTACCTCCAGGAGAAGTACTCCCACGAGAAGATCAGCATCCGGCACAGCGTCGGCGGTGGCGGCGAGCGCCGCGCCACTGCGTGGCTCGGCTAG
- the LOC136478383 gene encoding uncharacterized protein isoform X2, with protein MKPFPEKRLRFRTTVDASETQVIEAMQKIASHIGNTSKFSKASKLALQLIEAGSVKPGTIGHFFAILEAAMSSLGACNEPSVRADYHKLFDAAQGVTELFNQQQKKQFDIWVLHAVVANNLFTDDSFVFSKAVGKIKDAISALPVATVDDDNDEAAALAAASKTDAVTDNKTDHGVPAAASDSVADDSTHAAASEPGEESSDPFGLDGLLEHKPKKSERAREKAVAALNRKADEEEAKRFLKSQREALLKCLEIAARRYRIPWTQTAIDIFAKHAYDNATRFTRQQRDAIVKLWNSIKEQQIRRKQGKSVSGKLDVNAFEYLQEKYSHEKISIRHSVGGGGERRATAWLG; from the exons ATGAAACCAT TCCCCGAGAAACGTCTTCGGTTCAGAACAACCGTTGATGCGTCAGAAACACAAGTGATTGAGGCTATGCAGAAGATAGCTTCACACATAGGGAATACTTCTAAATTCAGCAAGGCATCAAAACTAGCTTTGCAACTTATCGAGGCTGGAAGTGTCAAGCCTGGAACAATCGGTCATTTCTTTGCTATACTAGAGGCTGCGATGTCTTCACTGGGAGCATGCAATGAGCCTTCTGTACGAGCAGACTACCACAAATTGTTTGATGCTGCTCAGGGTGTAACAGAG TTATTCAACCAACAGCAGAAAAAACAATTTGACATATGGGTGCTGCATGCAGTGGTGGCTAATAATCTTTTCACTGATGACAGTTTTGTG TTCTCAAAGGCTGTAGGAAAGATCAAAGATGCAATCTCAGCCCTGCCAGTGGCAACAGTGGATGATGACAACGATGAAGCTGCGGCTCTTGCTGCTGCAAGCAAAACTGATGCAGTGACGGACAACAAAACAGATCATGGTGTTCCAGCTGCAGCTTCTGACTCTGTGGCAGATGATAGCACACATGCGGCAGCCTCAGAGCCAGGAGAAGAATCTTCTGATCCTTTCGGTTTAGATGGTCTTCTTGAGCACAAGCCGAAGAAGTCTGAGAGAGCTCGAGAAAAGGCAGTCGCAGCTCTGAACAGaaaagcagacgaggaggaagCAAAGAGATTTCTCAAGTCACAGCGGGAGGCCCTTCTGAAATGCCTGGAAATAGCCGCTCGGCGCTACAGAATCCCATG GACGCAAACCGCCATTGACATCTTTGCGAAGCACGCGTACGATAACGCGACCCGGTTCACACGGCAGCAGCGGGACGCGATCGTGAAGCTGTGGAACTCGATCAAGGAGCAGCAGATCCGGCGGAAGCAGGGCAAGTCGGTGAGCGGGAAGCTGGACGTGAACGCCTTCGAGTACCTCCAGGAGAAGTACTCCCACGAGAAGATCAGCATCCGGCACAGCGTCGGCGGTGGCGGCGAGCGCCGCGCCACTGCGTGGCTCGGCTAG
- the LOC136478385 gene encoding deoxyhypusine hydroxylase-B isoform X1, translating into MAATSAFESSPEMERFLCERLLDAEQPIAERFRALFSLRNLRGDAPRRALLQAARDPSNLLAHEAAFALGQMQDAEAIPALVAVLKDLSLHPIVRHEAAEALGAIGLEKSIPLLEESLTTDPAVEVQETCELALRRIEEQKKANGAESTTSSPFLSVDPALPAKHGLSVDQLRDLLLNEQESMYERYAALFALRNDGGDAAVSAIVAALSVKSALLRHEVAYVLGQLQNKAASDALSTVLKDVCEHPMVRHEAAEALGSIADQESIVLLEEFAKDPEPIVSQSCEVALSMLEYERSGKSFEFLFLQTPHVQS; encoded by the exons ATGGCGGCCACCTCCGCGTTCGAATCGTCCCCGGAGATGGAGCGGTTCCTCTGCGAGCGGCTGCTGGACGCGGAGCAGCCCATCGCGGAGCGCTTCCGGGCGCTCTTCTCCCTCCGCAACCTCCGCGGGGATGCCCCGCGCCGCGCCCTCCTCCAAG CTGCAAGGGATCCTTCTAACTTGCTTGCCCATGAGGCTGCATTTGCACTTGGACAAATGCAGGATGCTGAGGCTATTCCTGCGCTGGTGGCAGTTCTAAAAGATCTTTCTCTACATCCAATTGTACGCCATGAG GCAGCTGAAGCTCTTGGAGCTATTGGCCTGGAAAAGAGCATCCCCCTGTTGGAGGAAAGTTTAACAACTGATCCTGCTGTGGAGGTACAAGAAACTTGCGAGCTGGCACTAAGACGAATAGAAGAGCAGAAGAAAGCTAATGGGGCTGAGAGTACAACCAGTTCACCCTTCCTCTCAGTTGATCCAGCGCTGCCTGCAAAGCATGGACTTTCAGTAGATCAATTAAG GGATCTTCTTCTCAATGAGCAAGAGAGCATGTACGAACGGTATGCAGCTCTTTTTGCACTTAGGAATGATGGTGGAGATGCTGCTGTTTCTGCTATTGTTGCAGCTCTGAGCGTCAAAAGTGCTCTTCTACGTCACGAG GTTGCTTATGTGTTAGGTCAGCTGCAAAATAAAGCTGCTTCAGATGCACTTTCTACAGTCCTGAAGGATGTCTGTGAGCATCCAATGGTCAGGCATGAAGCTGCTGAAGCCCTTGGCTCAATCGCAG ACCAAGAAAGCATTGTGCTTCTGGAGGAGTTTGCAAAGGATCCTGAGCCCATAGTCTCGCAGAGCTGTGAAGTAGCTCTCAGTATGCTCGAGTATGAGAGATCCGGGAAGTCCTTTGAG TTTCTCTTCCTTCAGACCCCTCATGTGCAGTCCTAG